The Salvelinus fontinalis isolate EN_2023a chromosome 24, ASM2944872v1, whole genome shotgun sequence genome has a segment encoding these proteins:
- the gpr171 gene encoding G-protein coupled receptor 171, translating into MMTLPTNSTDDTIPQCVVNDQMEPFSVLYTLVFLISMAANLVALWVFVHSYNAKKSINVYLVNLLTADLLLTLALPFKLAKDLGVATWGLMVFHCQVSAVVVYISMYASIFFLTFISVDCYIQISQSSRLFRIQEVGFARLMSVVVWLLVLLIMVPNMALPIQDIQEREFLSCSKLKQEVGLHWHGLAVFLCTILFLNASTAVLISNGLVLKRLLASRNDPDQWCHARRATINVTAVTAAYVVCFVPYHVVRTPYTLAQTEVITPDCQTKRHLFLAKESTLLLVVLHLCLDPVLYYYFSKAFRQRVREVFRSRRSRRDSNTNPTPDPAAEDLKL; encoded by the exons ATGATGACGCTTCCCACAAACTCCACCGATGACACCATCCCTCAGTGCGTCGTCAATGACCAGATGGAGCCTTTCAGCGTGCTCTACACCCTGGTCTTTCTCATCAGCATGGCTGCCAACCTGGTGGCTCTGTGGGTGTTCGTACACAGCTACAATGCCAAGAAGAGCATCAATGTCTACCTGGTCAATCTCCTGACCGCTGATCTCCTGCTCACCCTGGCCCTGCCCTTCAAGTTGGCCAAAGACCTGGGTGTGGCGACCTGGGGCCTCATGGTCTTCCACTGCCAGGTGAGCGCCGTGGTAGTCTACATCAGCATGTATGCGTCCATCTTCTTCCTCACCTTCATCAGCGTTGACTGCTACATACAGATCAG CCAGAGCTCCAGACTCTTCCGTATACAGGAAGTGGGCTTCGCCAGGCTGATGTCAGTGGTGGTGTGGCTACTTGTGCTCCTCATCATGGTGCCCAACATGGCCCTGCCCATCCAGGACATCCAAGAGAGGGAATTCCTGAGCTGCTCCAAGCTGAAGCAAGAGGTGGGACTCCACTGGCACGGCCTTGCAGTCTTCCTCTGTACCATCCTGTTCCTCAACGCGTCCACGGCCGTCCTCATCTCCAACGGTCTGGTGCTAAAGAGGCTGCTGGCGAGCAGGAATGACCCTGACCAGTGGTGCCATGCTCGCCGTGCCACCATCAATGTTACGGCGGTGACGGCAGCGTACGTGGTGTGCTTCGTGCCGTACCATGTGGTACGGACGCCCTATACGCTAGCCCAGACTGAGGTCATCACTCCAGACTGCCAGACCAAGAGGCACCTCTTCCTGGCCAAGGAGTCCACATTACTGCTGGTGGTGCTGCACCTCTGCCTGGACCCCGTGCTCTACTACTACTTCTCCAAGGCATTCAGACAGAGGGTCAGGGAGGTGTTCAGGAGTAGGAGGAGCAGGCGGGATTCGAACACCAACCCAACACCTGACCCTGCAGCTGAAGACTTGAAGCTGTAG